From the genome of Cognaticolwellia beringensis, one region includes:
- the acnB gene encoding bifunctional aconitate hydratase 2/2-methylisocitrate dehydratase, with protein sequence MLKEYRNHIAERTAEGIVPKPLDAEQTAALIELVKAPPPGEEAFLMDLLTNRVPAGVDDAAYVKAGFLAAVSKGEATSSILSAEKATELLGTMLGGYNIQPMIELLDNKTLAATVAKGLSQTLLMFDAFHDVQEKAEAGNAAAKQVMQSWADAEWFTSKEKVADKITVKVFKVTGETNTDDLSPAPDAWSRPDIPLHAKAMLKIEREGITPNEDGVVGPITQIETLQKEGIPLAYVGDVVGTGSSRKSATNSVLWFMGDDIPCIPNKRSGGVCLGGKIAPIFYNTMEDSGALPIELDVQKMNMGDVIDIYPYEGVVRNAAGDVISEFKLSAVLLDEVRAGGRIPLIIGRGLTGRAREALGLKATDIFATAVEPTASTKGYTLAQKMVGKACGVEGVRAGQYCEPKMTTVGSQDTTGPMTRDELKDLACLGFSADLTMQSFCHTSAYPKPVDVVTHHTLPDFMMNRGGVSLRPGDGIIHSWLNRMLLPDTVGTGGDSHTRFPLGISFPAGSGLVAFAAATGVMPLDMPESVLVRFKGEMQPGITLRDLVHAIPYYGIKNGLLTVAKAGKVNEFSGRILEIEGLKGLTVEQMFELSDASAERSAGGCAIKVEEAAVAEYLQSNIVMLKWMISEGYGDVRTITRRIKAMQAWLANPSLMEADSDAEYAHIIEIDLADIKEPIVCCPNDPDDAKLLSEVAGVAVDEVFIGSCMTNIGHFRAAGKLIEKFGKTLPTRLWVAPPTKMDRDQLTAEGYYSIYDKAGARMEPPGCSLCMGNQARVEEKSTVLSTSTRNFPNRLGNGANVYLTSAELAGVGAILGKLPSVEEYMQYASQIDATAADTYRYLNFHKMESYTSKADQVILQVEA encoded by the coding sequence GTGCTTAAAGAATATCGCAACCACATTGCAGAACGAACTGCAGAAGGTATTGTTCCAAAACCATTAGATGCTGAACAAACAGCAGCCCTTATTGAGTTAGTGAAAGCGCCACCACCAGGTGAAGAAGCTTTTTTAATGGATCTATTAACTAATCGAGTGCCTGCTGGCGTTGATGATGCTGCTTATGTTAAAGCTGGGTTTTTAGCTGCAGTGTCTAAAGGCGAAGCAACGTCTTCAATTTTAAGTGCTGAAAAAGCGACTGAATTATTAGGCACTATGTTGGGTGGCTACAATATTCAACCTATGATTGAACTGTTAGACAACAAGACTTTAGCAGCAACAGTGGCTAAAGGTTTGTCACAGACTTTATTAATGTTTGATGCTTTTCATGATGTGCAAGAGAAAGCTGAAGCTGGTAATGCTGCTGCTAAGCAAGTGATGCAGTCTTGGGCTGATGCCGAATGGTTTACATCAAAAGAAAAAGTGGCCGACAAAATCACGGTAAAAGTATTTAAAGTTACCGGTGAAACAAATACCGATGACTTGTCACCAGCACCCGATGCTTGGTCACGTCCAGATATTCCATTACACGCTAAAGCTATGCTTAAAATCGAACGTGAAGGTATAACACCTAACGAAGATGGTGTTGTCGGTCCTATTACGCAAATTGAAACATTACAAAAAGAGGGGATTCCACTCGCTTATGTGGGTGATGTTGTGGGTACCGGTTCTTCGCGTAAGTCTGCGACTAACTCAGTATTATGGTTTATGGGTGACGATATTCCTTGTATCCCAAACAAGCGCAGTGGTGGTGTATGTTTAGGTGGAAAAATTGCCCCTATCTTCTACAACACCATGGAAGATTCTGGCGCATTGCCGATTGAATTAGACGTGCAAAAAATGAATATGGGTGATGTCATTGATATTTATCCATATGAAGGTGTTGTTAGGAATGCTGCTGGTGACGTTATCTCAGAATTCAAACTCAGCGCAGTATTGTTAGATGAAGTTCGTGCTGGCGGACGTATTCCTTTGATCATTGGACGTGGCCTGACGGGACGTGCTCGTGAAGCGTTAGGTCTTAAAGCTACAGATATATTTGCCACTGCGGTTGAGCCTACAGCCTCAACAAAAGGCTACACGCTAGCGCAGAAAATGGTCGGTAAAGCTTGTGGTGTTGAGGGGGTTCGCGCTGGTCAATACTGTGAACCTAAAATGACGACAGTAGGCTCGCAAGATACAACTGGCCCTATGACACGTGATGAGCTGAAAGACTTAGCTTGTTTAGGTTTTTCTGCTGATTTAACCATGCAGTCTTTTTGTCATACTTCTGCCTATCCAAAGCCTGTTGATGTTGTGACGCATCACACCTTACCTGACTTTATGATGAATCGTGGCGGTGTTTCGCTTCGCCCTGGCGATGGTATTATTCATTCTTGGTTAAATCGTATGCTATTACCTGATACCGTTGGTACCGGTGGTGACTCACATACGCGCTTCCCATTAGGTATTTCATTTCCTGCCGGTTCTGGTTTAGTTGCTTTTGCGGCTGCAACGGGAGTAATGCCACTGGATATGCCTGAATCAGTATTGGTGCGCTTTAAAGGTGAAATGCAGCCAGGTATTACCTTACGCGATTTAGTGCATGCTATTCCTTATTACGGCATCAAAAATGGTTTATTAACCGTTGCTAAAGCCGGTAAAGTAAACGAATTTTCAGGTCGAATATTGGAAATAGAAGGCCTTAAAGGCTTAACCGTTGAACAAATGTTTGAATTGTCTGACGCATCAGCTGAACGTTCTGCCGGTGGTTGTGCAATTAAAGTTGAAGAAGCCGCGGTGGCTGAATATCTGCAATCAAACATTGTAATGTTAAAGTGGATGATCAGCGAAGGTTATGGTGATGTGCGTACCATAACTCGCCGTATTAAAGCTATGCAAGCATGGTTAGCAAATCCATCATTAATGGAAGCTGATAGTGACGCAGAATATGCACACATTATTGAAATTGATTTAGCCGACATTAAAGAGCCAATCGTGTGTTGTCCTAATGACCCTGATGATGCAAAACTATTATCAGAAGTTGCTGGTGTTGCAGTCGATGAAGTATTTATCGGCTCATGTATGACTAATATTGGCCATTTCCGTGCTGCTGGTAAACTGATTGAGAAGTTTGGAAAAACCTTACCAACACGCTTATGGGTTGCTCCGCCAACGAAAATGGATAGAGATCAACTTACTGCTGAGGGTTACTATAGTATTTATGATAAAGCGGGCGCACGAATGGAACCACCAGGTTGTTCATTGTGTATGGGTAACCAAGCACGTGTTGAAGAAAAATCTACAGTACTATCAACCTCAACACGCAACTTCCCTAACCGTTTAGGTAATGGCGCTAACGTTTATTTAACCTCAGCAGAGTTAGCCGGTGTAGGGGCTATTTTAGGTAAACTACCTTCGGTTGAAGAGTATATGCAATATGCTTCACAAATTGATGCAACAGCGGCTGATACATACCGATACTTGAACTTTCATAAGATGGAAAGCTACACAAGTAAAGCGGATCAGGTTATTTTGCAAGTAGAAGCCTAA
- a CDS encoding IS4 family transposase, producing MPSLSDLFTFDSNTLDPRITKSLFTAADSLINGAALTLTSMGRHAASLQGKSEKHAIKRIDRLLGSQPLYQNRQSFYQDIARLFITTPHPLIHVDWSTVYNYNFVMLRAAISIGGRAVTIYEEVHPESKHTNHQVHLNFIANLKKILPEDIQPIICTDAGFKIPWFKAIEAQQWYWLARTRGTVKCQRQGESDWHYVSKCHHLALSIASELKGVILSKAHQFVCRGVLFKGRKMYRHKLNRKGVTTKCKTNIKSSKSAKEPWFLVSNLPRNTFKPQHLVNMYKRRMAIEESFRDCKNEYYGLGLSRSLSRSVERLQVILLLSMMVQFYLYCVGKAAESAGYHRQFQANSVKTKRVLSYGYLALRILQHKRYYISDKMIISAMKALIHESLY from the coding sequence ATGCCTTCATTATCAGACTTATTCACCTTTGATTCAAACACTTTAGATCCTAGAATTACAAAATCTCTTTTTACTGCTGCTGATAGTCTCATCAATGGTGCGGCATTGACCTTAACCTCGATGGGAAGACACGCTGCTAGCTTGCAGGGTAAATCAGAAAAACACGCGATAAAACGTATCGATAGACTGCTTGGGAGTCAGCCTTTATATCAGAATAGGCAGTCATTTTACCAGGACATTGCACGGCTGTTTATTACGACACCCCACCCACTTATTCATGTGGACTGGTCCACCGTCTACAACTATAACTTCGTCATGCTCAGAGCCGCCATTTCTATTGGAGGACGTGCAGTTACGATCTATGAGGAAGTTCATCCTGAAAGTAAACACACGAACCACCAAGTACACTTGAACTTCATTGCTAATTTAAAAAAGATATTACCTGAAGATATTCAGCCTATTATATGCACGGATGCGGGCTTTAAAATCCCGTGGTTTAAAGCGATCGAGGCTCAGCAATGGTACTGGCTTGCAAGGACAAGAGGCACTGTAAAATGCCAACGTCAAGGTGAAAGCGATTGGCATTATGTGAGCAAATGTCACCATCTTGCGCTCTCTATAGCAAGTGAGCTCAAAGGCGTAATCTTATCAAAGGCTCATCAATTTGTTTGTCGTGGTGTCTTATTCAAAGGACGAAAGATGTATCGCCATAAGCTTAATCGAAAGGGCGTAACCACAAAATGTAAAACCAATATAAAGAGTTCAAAGTCAGCTAAAGAGCCTTGGTTCTTAGTATCTAATTTACCTAGAAATACATTTAAACCGCAGCATTTAGTGAATATGTATAAACGAAGAATGGCCATTGAAGAATCCTTTAGAGACTGTAAAAATGAATACTATGGCTTAGGCTTGTCTCGTAGTTTAAGCCGTTCAGTAGAAAGGCTGCAGGTTATTTTACTGTTAAGTATGATGGTTCAATTTTATCTATATTGTGTAGGCAAGGCAGCGGAATCAGCAGGCTATCATCGGCAATTCCAAGCAAACTCGGTGAAAACTAAGCGTGTGCTATCTTATGGGTATTTAGCGCTAAGGATCCTACAACATAAGCGGTATTATATATCGGATAAGATGATAATCAGTGCAATGAAGGCACTGATTCATGAAAGTTTATATTGA
- a CDS encoding substrate-binding periplasmic protein has product MSFKITAQPLNTIVFAMHIEPPFSNIVDGIFIGENIDIANALAAKLNKKVSFVYCPPARCFALLQNGQADMMIAIRKTETRKQFLKYLEPPIKMQKLPLQFYIHADNKIELKSYEDLHSLNIGVLRGASYFDQFDQDPQLTKIPLTNYKQLVDMLLKGRIDTFLEREETITPWVDQEIYNTRIKIAKFAYDKTVGSYIAVSKKSVLANEITQLSQAVKDLSDNGELQAIINKVRN; this is encoded by the coding sequence ATGTCATTTAAAATCACAGCCCAACCGCTAAATACTATTGTTTTTGCTATGCATATTGAACCACCATTCTCCAATATTGTTGACGGTATATTCATTGGTGAAAACATTGATATCGCTAATGCACTGGCAGCCAAATTAAATAAAAAAGTAAGTTTTGTCTATTGTCCTCCTGCCCGCTGTTTTGCTCTATTACAAAATGGCCAGGCCGACATGATGATTGCGATAAGGAAAACAGAAACAAGAAAACAGTTTCTCAAGTACCTTGAACCGCCCATAAAAATGCAAAAACTACCGTTACAATTCTATATCCATGCCGACAATAAAATCGAGTTAAAGAGTTATGAAGACTTGCATTCTTTGAACATTGGCGTTTTAAGAGGAGCATCATATTTTGATCAGTTTGACCAAGATCCTCAACTCACTAAAATTCCATTAACTAACTACAAACAACTCGTTGATATGCTGTTAAAAGGACGTATTGACACCTTTCTTGAGCGCGAAGAAACTATCACACCTTGGGTTGATCAGGAGATATACAACACCAGAATTAAAATAGCGAAGTTCGCTTATGATAAAACAGTAGGATCTTATATTGCCGTGTCAAAAAAATCCGTATTAGCCAATGAAATAACGCAGTTATCACAAGCCGTAAAAGACCTATCTGACAACGGTGAACTACAGGCTATTATAAATAAAGTGAGAAACTGA
- a CDS encoding WD40/YVTN/BNR-like repeat-containing protein: MTVKISPCKLFQMCSIVVLFIAVNVSFTVQAQLTPWQRIDIAKKASLRGSAVYQNSLWITGSENTVYVSQDAGKTWLDRSVVADNNTDFRDIALFDNNTAIVMGVGEGEQSVLYKTIDAGITWQLLLQNEDAKGFYDSIAFWDNTMGLLLGDPVDGFYVIKKTEDAGKTWRRIARLKLPKILPKEAAFAASGNTLITGENGQAWLTTGGFSASVYYSSDWGESWQRQSVPLFQQTQTAGGYALALNNQQQVFVLGGDYLQRPASYANIATFVAKQWRPIDAGQRGLLTAMSCSDNICIASGKTGSDISTDGGQHWQAFDDTSADKDDQGFYTIASGNGLFLAAGAQGKVAIYRTSH; encoded by the coding sequence ATGACTGTAAAAATTTCTCCGTGTAAATTGTTTCAAATGTGCTCAATTGTTGTGCTATTTATTGCTGTTAATGTGTCGTTCACCGTGCAGGCACAATTAACACCCTGGCAAAGAATAGATATAGCTAAAAAGGCGTCGTTGCGTGGCAGTGCAGTGTATCAAAATTCACTTTGGATCACCGGCAGTGAAAATACGGTTTATGTTAGCCAAGACGCGGGTAAAACTTGGCTAGATCGCTCGGTAGTTGCAGATAATAATACCGACTTTCGTGATATCGCATTATTCGATAATAACACCGCTATTGTAATGGGTGTTGGAGAAGGCGAGCAATCTGTTTTATATAAAACAATAGACGCAGGCATAACTTGGCAATTACTACTACAGAATGAAGATGCTAAGGGCTTTTATGATTCCATCGCCTTTTGGGATAATACCATGGGTTTATTATTGGGCGATCCCGTTGACGGTTTCTATGTTATTAAAAAGACCGAAGACGCGGGCAAAACATGGCGAAGAATCGCGCGGTTAAAACTACCTAAAATATTACCCAAAGAAGCCGCTTTTGCCGCTAGTGGTAATACGCTTATTACGGGTGAAAATGGTCAAGCTTGGTTAACTACGGGTGGCTTTTCAGCTTCGGTTTATTACAGCAGTGATTGGGGAGAAAGTTGGCAAAGACAAAGTGTACCACTTTTTCAACAAACACAAACCGCAGGCGGTTATGCATTAGCTTTGAACAATCAACAGCAGGTTTTTGTGCTAGGTGGAGATTATCTACAGAGACCCGCAAGTTACGCCAATATTGCCACTTTTGTAGCTAAGCAATGGCGGCCAATTGATGCGGGGCAACGGGGTTTACTTACCGCAATGAGCTGTAGCGATAATATCTGTATTGCCAGTGGTAAAACTGGCAGTGATATTTCTACTGATGGCGGTCAACATTGGCAAGCGTTTGACGATACATCTGCCGATAAAGACGACCAGGGTTTTTATACCATAGCTAGTGGTAATGGATTGTTTTTAGCTGCCGGAGCACAAGGAAAAGTCGCCATCTATCGCACTAGTCATTGA
- a CDS encoding bifunctional aconitate hydratase 2/2-methylisocitrate dehydratase — MSLYLEYIAEIKNRKNELGLAPKPIDSADLLAEIIEQIKDQGNQHRADSLNFFIYNTLPGTTSAAGEKAKFLKEIILGEYAVAEITPTFAFELLSHMKGGPSIEVLLDLALSDDASVATTAAEILKTQVFLYDADTARLEAAYKAGNAIAKDILESYANAEFFTKLPDIAEKIDVVTYIAGEGDISTDLLSPGHQAHSRADRELHGKCMITPEAQEEIQALQAKHPEAKVMLIAEKGTMGVGSSRMSGVNNVALWAGKQASPYVPFINIAPVVAGTNGISPIFLTTVDVTGGIGLDLKNWVKKVDANGNTVVDENGDAVLEEAYSVATGTVLTIDTKAKKLLNGDKELADISSAFTPQKVEFMKAGGSYAVVFGKKLQTFASEALGVPTKLVYAASKEISHEGQGLTAVEKIFNRNAVGVLSETDLHAGSDVRVRVNIVGSQDTTGPMTCQELEAMAASTISPLVDGAYQSGCHTASVWDSKAKANIPKLMSFMNKFGLITARDPKGVYHAMTDVIHKVLNDITIDDRAIIIGGDSHTRMSKGVAFGADSGTVAVALATGESAMPIPESVKVTFKGTMQGHMDFRDVVHATQAQMLKQFGGENVFQGRIIEVHIGTLLADQAFTFTDWSAEMKAKASICISNDETLVQSIELAKSRIQIMIAKGMENEAGTLNGLIALADKRIEEVKSGTNPALAPDDNAKYYAEVVIDLDVIDQPMIADPDVNNDDASKRYTHDVIRPVSFYNGKPVDLAFVGSCMVHKGDMQIIAQMLRNIEKQSGKVEFKAPLVVAPPTYNIVDELKAEGDWDILRKYSGFEFDDANPKGAARTKYENIMYLERPGCNLCMGNQEKAEPGDTVIATSTRLFQGRVVADTAEKKGESLLGSTPLVVLSSVLGRFPTIEEYKAAVEGIDLTRFAPPTEEMTTKYVPIKMV; from the coding sequence ATGAGCCTGTATTTAGAATATATAGCAGAAATTAAAAATCGTAAGAATGAGCTAGGCTTAGCACCTAAGCCAATTGATAGCGCTGATTTACTAGCTGAAATTATTGAGCAAATTAAAGATCAAGGTAATCAACACAGAGCCGATTCACTTAATTTCTTCATTTACAACACCTTACCAGGCACTACCAGTGCAGCTGGTGAAAAAGCTAAATTCCTAAAAGAAATTATTTTAGGTGAATATGCTGTTGCTGAAATTACGCCAACGTTTGCTTTTGAGCTATTGTCACACATGAAAGGCGGTCCTTCGATTGAAGTTCTTCTAGATTTAGCCTTATCTGACGATGCTTCAGTTGCAACAACCGCAGCAGAAATATTGAAAACGCAAGTTTTCTTATACGACGCAGATACAGCACGTCTTGAAGCGGCTTATAAAGCGGGCAACGCTATCGCAAAAGATATTCTTGAAAGTTACGCTAATGCAGAGTTTTTCACTAAACTTCCTGATATCGCTGAAAAAATTGACGTAGTAACTTACATCGCAGGTGAAGGTGATATCTCAACTGACTTACTATCTCCTGGTCACCAAGCTCACTCACGTGCTGACCGTGAATTACACGGTAAGTGTATGATCACGCCAGAAGCGCAAGAAGAAATTCAAGCACTACAAGCTAAGCACCCTGAAGCGAAAGTTATGCTTATCGCTGAAAAAGGTACTATGGGTGTAGGCTCATCACGTATGTCGGGTGTTAACAACGTTGCACTTTGGGCAGGTAAACAAGCAAGTCCTTATGTACCTTTTATAAACATTGCACCTGTTGTTGCTGGTACTAACGGTATTTCGCCAATCTTCTTAACGACTGTTGATGTAACTGGTGGTATTGGTCTTGATCTTAAAAACTGGGTTAAGAAAGTCGATGCAAACGGTAACACAGTTGTAGACGAGAATGGCGATGCCGTATTAGAAGAAGCATATTCAGTTGCTACCGGCACTGTGTTAACGATTGATACTAAAGCGAAGAAGTTATTAAACGGTGATAAAGAGCTAGCAGACATCTCTTCAGCTTTCACTCCACAAAAAGTGGAATTCATGAAAGCAGGTGGCTCTTACGCGGTTGTATTTGGTAAAAAATTACAAACTTTTGCCTCTGAAGCTTTAGGTGTACCAACTAAACTTGTTTATGCTGCTTCGAAAGAGATTTCACATGAAGGTCAAGGCCTTACTGCCGTTGAAAAAATATTCAACAGAAATGCAGTTGGTGTTCTTTCTGAAACCGATCTTCACGCAGGTTCAGATGTTCGCGTTAGAGTAAACATTGTTGGTTCGCAAGATACTACTGGCCCTATGACATGCCAAGAGCTAGAAGCGATGGCTGCTTCTACTATTTCACCGTTAGTTGATGGTGCATACCAGTCTGGTTGTCATACAGCATCAGTATGGGACAGCAAAGCTAAAGCAAACATTCCTAAATTAATGAGCTTTATGAACAAGTTTGGTCTAATCACTGCGCGTGATCCTAAAGGGGTTTACCACGCAATGACTGACGTAATTCATAAAGTATTGAATGATATTACCATCGATGATCGCGCTATCATTATTGGTGGTGACTCTCATACGCGTATGTCTAAAGGTGTAGCATTTGGTGCCGACTCAGGTACTGTTGCAGTTGCTCTTGCTACGGGTGAATCGGCTATGCCAATTCCAGAGTCAGTAAAAGTAACCTTTAAAGGCACTATGCAAGGTCACATGGATTTCCGTGATGTTGTACATGCAACGCAAGCACAAATGCTGAAGCAATTTGGTGGTGAGAATGTATTCCAAGGTCGCATAATCGAAGTACATATTGGTACTTTATTAGCTGACCAAGCATTCACATTTACCGATTGGTCTGCAGAAATGAAAGCAAAAGCTTCAATCTGTATTTCAAATGATGAAACATTAGTCCAATCAATTGAGCTTGCTAAGAGTCGTATCCAAATCATGATCGCTAAAGGGATGGAAAACGAAGCTGGCACTCTTAACGGATTAATCGCATTAGCTGATAAACGTATTGAAGAAGTTAAATCAGGCACTAATCCAGCATTAGCACCAGATGACAATGCTAAATACTACGCAGAAGTTGTAATCGATTTAGATGTTATCGACCAACCAATGATTGCTGACCCTGATGTAAACAACGATGATGCATCTAAGCGTTATACGCATGATGTTATTCGTCCAGTATCATTCTACAATGGTAAGCCTGTAGATCTAGCATTTGTTGGCTCTTGTATGGTTCACAAAGGTGACATGCAAATCATCGCTCAAATGTTACGCAACATTGAAAAGCAAAGCGGCAAGGTTGAATTTAAAGCGCCATTAGTTGTAGCTCCACCGACTTACAACATTGTTGATGAGCTTAAAGCTGAAGGCGATTGGGATATTTTACGTAAGTATTCTGGTTTTGAATTTGATGATGCAAACCCGAAAGGCGCTGCTCGTACTAAGTACGAAAACATCATGTACCTTGAACGCCCAGGCTGTAACTTATGTATGGGTAACCAAGAGAAAGCTGAACCAGGTGATACGGTTATCGCAACATCTACACGCTTATTCCAAGGTCGTGTTGTAGCAGATACCGCAGAGAAAAAAGGTGAATCATTACTAGGTTCAACACCTTTAGTTGTACTTTCATCTGTACTGGGTCGTTTCCCGACCATTGAAGAGTACAAAGCAGCTGTAGAAGGTATCGATTTAACTCGATTTGCTCCACCTACAGAAGAAATGACGACTAAGTACGTACCAATTAAAATGGTATAA
- a CDS encoding YacL family protein: MQLFNRMGKIGFSENFQHEVYMEYQFIDDPITGGAIAKFSLDHEVIGPWLEVEVGTDTEKLAQLLSAMADIEAEKKLEVTITGNEYTVVFNRGDVTVQTNASMDGLEILPDSLIEEDIDFDQQDSSSCGREDFREILLSWAKFVNKK, encoded by the coding sequence ATGCAGTTATTTAATCGCATGGGTAAAATAGGTTTTTCGGAAAATTTTCAGCATGAGGTATATATGGAATATCAATTTATAGATGATCCAATCACAGGCGGCGCTATCGCTAAATTCTCACTTGATCATGAAGTTATTGGTCCGTGGTTAGAAGTTGAAGTTGGCACTGATACAGAAAAACTCGCACAATTATTGTCAGCTATGGCAGATATTGAAGCGGAGAAAAAGTTAGAAGTTACCATAACAGGTAATGAATACACGGTAGTTTTTAATCGTGGCGATGTAACAGTACAAACCAATGCGAGTATGGACGGGCTTGAGATATTGCCAGATTCATTAATTGAAGAAGATATAGATTTTGATCAACAGGACTCGTCATCTTGTGGGCGTGAAGATTTTCGAGAAATACTATTGTCTTGGGCAAAGTTCGTCAATAAAAAGTAG
- a CDS encoding alpha/beta hydrolase family protein, which produces MKKILPVILLSLISCLGYAKTPALNYEQFGNLPMIQYPSVSPNGEHIAAIYNAPDGPSIVISAFGSAEVSTIVQLKKSQDRIEGISWVNSTRLLITASYSESIGNKRFRRDRIFSVDTDGTDLVELKTKMPPSAASWEKRRAASLSVVSLLKDDKKHVLLQTYDYRDEVQAVYKVNVYENDFDKLFVNKFNVHTWITNDKGQVLFGYGTEKSKKVTDVNTIWHRKNEQSEWELLHKQKAYSGETFTPVMVENDKLLVLTDYKTRRQALWSYDIQAGKFIEKLYGHDKYDIADVIYNPDRSRVIGVYYYDDYLRQHFFQNEDNNIALLVKNSFKGYQATVYSRSEDKTKMLVYATKDNSPQKFFWLDIKNKKGGLWFSTYPFLEGQPMPNVLPITFNADDGEEITGYLTLPVTADNNKKPPLVVWPHGGPIGIRDYQTFDPYVQFFASQGYAVLQVNYRGSGGFGTNFQASGHHEWGKRMQQDVYNGFDWLKSKNLVNTDKTCFAGYSYGGYAALTAAFQKPEQYSCVVSIAGISDLLTLAEKDYRWQGNLRAHIVNTIGDPTDESIAGELERLSATNNMDKIKAPILLMHGRYDTQVRVEQSADFYDKAKSAGLDVDYVEFKYGTHYLDEADNRLEAFKQLSEFLEEHLK; this is translated from the coding sequence ATGAAGAAAATACTACCAGTAATCTTATTAAGTCTCATTAGCTGTTTAGGGTATGCCAAAACACCGGCATTAAATTATGAGCAGTTCGGCAATTTGCCTATGATTCAGTACCCTAGTGTTTCACCTAATGGTGAGCATATTGCGGCAATATATAATGCTCCAGATGGTCCTAGTATCGTTATTAGTGCATTTGGTTCAGCAGAAGTATCGACCATAGTGCAACTTAAAAAGAGTCAAGATCGTATAGAGGGTATATCGTGGGTTAACTCCACCCGATTGCTTATTACCGCAAGTTACTCAGAAAGTATAGGGAATAAACGGTTTAGACGTGACCGAATTTTTTCAGTAGACACTGATGGTACTGATCTCGTTGAACTTAAGACTAAAATGCCACCGAGTGCGGCGTCTTGGGAAAAAAGGAGAGCGGCTAGCTTGAGTGTGGTGTCATTATTAAAAGATGATAAAAAGCATGTGTTATTACAGACATATGATTACAGAGATGAAGTACAAGCGGTATATAAAGTCAATGTTTATGAAAATGATTTTGACAAGCTATTTGTCAATAAATTCAATGTTCATACATGGATAACCAACGATAAAGGACAAGTGCTATTTGGCTATGGCACCGAGAAAAGTAAGAAGGTCACGGATGTAAATACCATCTGGCACAGAAAAAACGAACAGTCAGAATGGGAACTTCTTCATAAACAAAAGGCTTACAGTGGTGAAACTTTTACGCCTGTTATGGTTGAGAACGATAAATTACTTGTTTTAACTGATTATAAGACTCGCCGACAAGCATTGTGGTCATATGATATTCAAGCGGGTAAGTTTATCGAGAAGTTGTACGGGCATGATAAATATGACATTGCTGACGTCATTTATAACCCTGATCGAAGCCGTGTTATCGGTGTGTACTATTACGATGATTATTTACGTCAACACTTCTTTCAAAATGAAGATAATAATATAGCGCTGTTAGTGAAAAATAGCTTTAAAGGTTACCAAGCTACTGTTTATAGTCGAAGTGAAGATAAAACTAAAATGTTGGTGTATGCGACGAAAGATAATAGTCCGCAAAAGTTTTTTTGGTTAGATATAAAAAACAAAAAAGGGGGCTTGTGGTTTAGCACATATCCATTTTTAGAAGGGCAGCCAATGCCCAATGTATTACCAATAACCTTTAATGCTGATGACGGTGAGGAAATTACTGGTTATTTGACCTTACCAGTTACCGCTGACAATAATAAAAAACCACCACTTGTGGTTTGGCCGCATGGTGGGCCTATTGGCATAAGGGACTATCAAACATTTGACCCGTACGTACAATTTTTCGCAAGCCAAGGCTATGCCGTATTGCAAGTAAATTACCGAGGCTCAGGAGGATTTGGTACAAACTTTCAAGCTTCAGGTCATCATGAGTGGGGCAAGCGCATGCAGCAAGATGTGTATAATGGCTTTGATTGGTTGAAATCAAAAAATCTTGTGAATACGGATAAGACTTGTTTTGCCGGTTATAGCTATGGTGGATATGCGGCCTTGACAGCAGCATTTCAAAAACCAGAGCAATATAGCTGTGTTGTTAGTATTGCAGGTATTAGTGATTTATTGACTCTGGCCGAAAAAGACTATAGATGGCAAGGGAATCTTCGTGCGCACATTGTAAATACTATTGGCGACCCAACAGATGAAAGTATCGCTGGAGAATTAGAACGTTTGTCAGCGACTAATAATATGGATAAAATTAAAGCGCCAATTTTATTGATGCATGGTCGTTATGATACACAGGTGCGTGTTGAGCAGTCTGCCGATTTTTATGATAAGGCAAAATCTGCAGGTTTAGATGTTGATTATGTGGAGTTTAAATATGGCACGCATTATTTAGATGAAGCTGATAATCGACTTGAGGCATTCAAACAGCTTAGTGAATTCCTTGAAGAACATTTGAAGTAA